Part of the Sporomusa termitida genome, TACCTTCTTCATCCTTTTGGACATCGCCCGGATTAAGGGCTAACGTCATGTTCCAGTAGCTAGAAGACGGCATAACCATCTCGGAAATACCGAAGAAAAAATTAATTGCAGAGTAAGTAAAAGTTGCTCCGGCTCGACGAACAGAAACCACTGCAGCCCCGACTTTACCTCTGAGCATGTCACCCCCATTAGCCTTTGATACAAATCCACAGCGATCGATGAGTGCCTTTACTTCTGTAGACACGTTACTACAATAAGTTGGAGAACCAATGATAATTCCGTCCGCCTCAATCATTTTCCGGATAAAAATATTCATTTCATCGTCCTGGCGTATACAGCGGTTATCCTTTGTTTCCAAGCACATCCCACAAGCAAGACACCCGAAAACTTTGCGCCCTCCTAATTGAATAATTTCCGTCTCAATGCCTTCATTTTTTAATTCTGCTAAAACAATTTTCAGGCTCTGCTCTGTATTTCCAT contains:
- a CDS encoding flavodoxin family protein; the protein is MGSSVIEEAGHNTLVREMTLQIWRQYRKRQQNDITKNERKVTELKVIAFNGSPRINGNTEQSLKIVLAELKNEGIETEIIQLGGRKVFGCLACGMCLETKDNRCIRQDDEMNIFIRKMIEADGIIIGSPTYCSNVSTEVKALIDRCGFVSKANGGDMLRGKVGAAVVSVRRAGATFTYSAINFFFGISEMVMPSSSYWNMTLALNPGDVQKDEEGIQTFQTLGKNIATLLKQLKG